A single region of the Azospirillum fermentarium genome encodes:
- a CDS encoding flavin reductase family protein: MTTVTLAPTPAANGHHTINQLLDWTPSAPLAEMPTVATDAHKRSMRHMAAGVSVIAVSEGGSRLGLTATAVCSVTADPPRLVVFVNKAVAADEAILKSGALSVNALAGEQEDVAKAFAGMIPDVRGEDRFTYGQWDTLTTGAPTLAGALAVFDCRVVKVFDESTHHAFLCEVLATREREDGQALVYLNGAFRRVDQ; this comes from the coding sequence ATGACCACCGTCACCCTCGCCCCCACACCTGCCGCCAACGGCCACCACACCATCAACCAGCTTCTCGACTGGACGCCCAGCGCGCCCCTGGCCGAGATGCCCACCGTCGCCACCGACGCGCACAAGCGCAGCATGCGCCACATGGCCGCCGGGGTGTCGGTGATCGCGGTCAGCGAGGGCGGCAGCCGCCTGGGCCTGACCGCCACCGCCGTGTGCTCGGTCACCGCCGACCCGCCGCGGCTGGTGGTGTTCGTCAACAAGGCGGTCGCCGCCGACGAGGCCATCCTGAAAAGCGGCGCTCTCAGCGTCAACGCCCTGGCCGGAGAGCAGGAGGACGTCGCCAAGGCGTTCGCCGGCATGATCCCCGACGTGCGCGGCGAGGACCGCTTCACCTATGGCCAGTGGGACACGCTGACCACCGGCGCGCCCACGCTGGCCGGTGCGCTGGCGGTGTTCGATTGCCGGGTGGTCAAGGTGTTCGACGAAAGCACTCACCACGCCTTCCTGTGCGAGGTGCTGGCGACCCGCGAGCGCGAGGACGGGCAGGCCCTGGTCTATCTCAACGGCGCCTTCCGCCGCGTCGATCAGTAA
- a CDS encoding acyl-CoA dehydrogenase family protein, whose amino-acid sequence MNSMTIATPSEDELVGRAREMIPWLRERADACEQARMVSTETIQAFHDAGFFRILQPRRWGGYEMHPNVLNKVLMELGRGCPSSAWNVMVLGVHPFEVGLLDPRCGDELWSQDDTRLVSSSYAPFGTVKAVDGGYVLNGDWLTSSGCDHAHGGAFVGARLFTDDGKLIDYKAFWIEAKDYEIIDDWHVVGLAGTGSKKLRIRDVFIPAYRTHSIINYDQDSHGGLNPLYKMPFLYVFYAAVSSVITGMARGMVDLYVEHMKPRQNISQAVGAATQNPFVKGKLGEAEAKITGAAARILMNTDEAWSYVSRGELVPLDVRVRHFATNMFTGGEVFEAAHMVFKKTATRGVWLNNPMQRQMRDILVGANHITQNQDDIGDLLGGYMLGNPLPAGNQFGARV is encoded by the coding sequence ATGAACAGCATGACCATCGCCACCCCCAGCGAAGACGAACTGGTCGGCCGCGCGCGGGAGATGATCCCGTGGCTGCGCGAGCGGGCCGACGCCTGCGAACAGGCGCGCATGGTATCCACCGAGACCATTCAGGCGTTCCACGACGCCGGCTTCTTCCGCATCCTCCAGCCCCGCCGCTGGGGCGGGTACGAGATGCACCCCAACGTGCTGAACAAGGTGCTGATGGAGCTGGGCCGCGGCTGCCCGTCCAGCGCGTGGAACGTGATGGTGCTGGGCGTCCACCCGTTCGAGGTGGGGCTGCTGGACCCGCGCTGCGGCGATGAACTGTGGAGCCAGGACGACACGCGGCTGGTGTCGTCGTCCTACGCCCCGTTCGGCACGGTGAAGGCGGTGGACGGCGGCTACGTGCTGAACGGCGACTGGCTGACCTCCAGCGGCTGCGACCACGCCCACGGCGGCGCCTTCGTCGGTGCCCGCCTGTTCACCGACGACGGCAAGCTGATCGACTACAAGGCGTTCTGGATCGAGGCCAAGGACTACGAGATCATCGACGACTGGCACGTGGTCGGTCTGGCCGGCACCGGCAGCAAGAAGCTGCGCATCCGCGACGTGTTCATCCCCGCCTACCGCACCCACAGCATCATCAACTACGACCAGGACAGCCACGGCGGGCTGAACCCGCTGTACAAGATGCCGTTCCTCTATGTGTTCTACGCGGCGGTGTCGTCGGTCATCACCGGCATGGCGCGCGGCATGGTGGATCTGTACGTGGAGCACATGAAGCCGCGGCAGAACATCTCCCAGGCCGTGGGTGCGGCCACCCAGAACCCGTTCGTCAAGGGCAAGCTGGGCGAGGCCGAGGCCAAGATCACCGGGGCCGCCGCCCGCATCCTGATGAACACCGACGAGGCGTGGTCCTATGTCTCCCGCGGCGAGCTGGTGCCGCTGGACGTGCGGGTGCGCCACTTCGCCACCAACATGTTCACCGGCGGCGAGGTGTTCGAGGCCGCGCACATGGTGTTCAAGAAGACCGCGACCCGCGGCGTGTGGCTGAACAACCCCATGCAGCGCCAGATGCGCGACATCCTGGTGGGCGCCAACCACATCACCCAGAACCAGGACGATATCGGCGACCTGCTGGGCGGCTACATGCTGGGCAACCCGCTGCCGGCGGGCAACCAGTTCGGCGCGCGCGTGTAA
- a CDS encoding 3-carboxyethylcatechol 2,3-dioxygenase → MTITVKCLSHTPLRGLNDPGEEVVREVDAVLAQARAEVEAFDPELIVIFAPDHYNGLFYDLMPPFVIATAAESVADYKTLPGPLSVDRDTALSMARFILDSDVDIALSHRLQVDHGCTQTLEELTGSLTRYPVVPIIINSVAPPFAPYRRIRKLGEAVGRFLATLNKRVLVLGTGGLSHEPPVPLLAGAPDEIANFLIAGRNPTPEARAARQARTIAAGKVYGTPDSPLTPLNPDWDLTFIETLTSGRLADVDGFSVEEISKAAGRSTHEIRTWVAAFAALSAAAGPYTARTDYYRPISEWIAGYGVVSAQPA, encoded by the coding sequence ACCCTTGCGCGGACTGAACGACCCTGGTGAGGAGGTTGTCCGCGAAGTCGATGCGGTCCTCGCCCAAGCCCGCGCGGAGGTCGAAGCCTTCGATCCCGAACTGATCGTGATCTTCGCGCCCGACCATTACAACGGCCTGTTCTATGACCTGATGCCGCCGTTCGTCATCGCCACGGCGGCGGAATCGGTGGCCGATTACAAGACCTTGCCGGGTCCGCTGTCGGTGGACCGGGACACGGCGCTGTCAATGGCGCGCTTCATCCTGGACTCGGACGTGGACATCGCCCTGTCCCACCGTTTGCAGGTGGACCACGGCTGCACCCAGACGTTGGAAGAGTTGACCGGCAGCCTGACCCGCTATCCGGTGGTGCCGATCATCATCAATTCGGTGGCGCCGCCCTTCGCCCCCTACCGCCGCATCCGCAAGCTGGGGGAGGCGGTGGGCCGTTTCCTCGCCACGCTGAACAAGCGGGTGCTGGTGCTGGGCACCGGCGGGCTGTCCCACGAACCGCCGGTGCCGCTCTTGGCCGGCGCGCCGGACGAGATCGCCAACTTCCTCATCGCCGGGCGCAACCCGACGCCGGAAGCGCGCGCCGCCCGCCAGGCCCGCACCATTGCCGCCGGCAAGGTCTACGGCACGCCGGACAGCCCGCTGACGCCGCTGAACCCCGACTGGGATCTGACCTTCATCGAAACCCTGACGTCGGGCCGGCTGGCCGATGTGGACGGTTTCTCGGTGGAGGAGATCTCCAAGGCCGCGGGCCGCTCCACCCACGAGATCCGCACCTGGGTCGCGGCCTTCGCAGCCCTCTCCGCCGCCGCCGGCCCCTACACCGCCCGCACCGATTACTACCGGCCGATTTCCGAATGGATCGCCGGTTACGGCGTGGTCAGCGCCCAGCCGGCCTGA